The Actinomycetes bacterium nucleotide sequence GAATGCGAGCGACAGCGTGACCGGAAGGTCCTGCGCGATGATCGTGGTCACGGGTTGCTGGTGGTAGTAGGAGTAGCCGAGGTCGCCGTGCAGCAGGTGCGAGATCCACGTGGCGTACTGCACGAGCAACGGCCGGTCGAGGCCCAGGCGATGATTGATCAACTCGATCGTCTGCGGGGTCGCCTGCCGCCCGGCGAGCGCGCGAGCCACGTCCGGCGGCGCGATGAAGAAGATGGCGAAGACGAGGATGCTGATCAACCACAGGACGAGAACGCCGAGCGCGACGCGCCGGACGAGGAAGCGGGCCATGAGTTCCCTCGCTCAGTTGAACATGCGGTCGGCGCGCGGGTCGAACGCGTCTCGGACGCCGTCGCCGAACAGGTTGAAGGCCAGCGTCGTGATCAGCAGCGCTGCTCCCGGGAAGACGACGAACCACCACGCGACCGTGTAGTAGTTGATCGACTCGTTGAGCATCCCGCCCCAGTCCGCGGTCGGCGGCGGCACACCGAGGCCGAGGAAGGACAGCGAGGCCTCGAAGACGATGACGACGGGGATCAGCAGCGTGGTG carries:
- a CDS encoding ABC transporter permease subunit, whose product is TTLLIPVVIVFEASLSFLGLGVPPPTADWGGMLNESINYYTVAWWFVVFPGAALLITTLAFNLFGDGVRDAFDPRADRMFN